The Curtobacterium herbarum genome contains the following window.
CACTCGCGCACCTTCGGCTCGATGGCCTGCGTTGCGTCGGCGAGTTCGCCGAGCTTCATCTTCTTCTCGAGCTTCTGCACCAGTCCATCCAACTGACGAAGGGCGTATCCCTGAGTCCGAGCGAGGGTTGCCGATGTGCCTTGCACCTTCGACCACGTCGCTTCGTCCACCCGTCCGGACGACGCACGACCGGTCATCGCGTCCTCGATGACGAAGTCGACGCCGATCATGTCTGCCAGGACAGCGTCCTGCTGGTTGCGGAGGAGGTCCTCAACTTTCTCGTCGATCTCGGCCAGGTACTCCCCGAGTTGGTCGATCGACTTCTGCAACGCCATCTGGTTCATGATCGTGCCGATGCTCGCGATGGTCGTCGGGTTGAGCATCGAGCCCACCGAGGCGAACCGCAGCAGGTGGCCGGTTTGTCCACCCGTAGTCCGTGCGACTCCCATGCTCAGACCGGTGACGCTGTCTTTCATGAGCGGGTACTTCCGAGCAATCGCAGCCGACTCCTTGGTCAACTTGACCCATCGGCCGGAGCTCTCCATGCCGGCGCCCGCCAGCTGACCGAGTACGCCGAGCGCCGCAAGCGACGCGTCTGCGGCCTCAGCGGGTGGCTCTTCTGCCAGACCTTCGCGGTGCAGGAACCGCTCGATGGCGTTCGGCTCGCCGATGACGACGAAACCGTCCTCGTCGCTGATGATCTCGATGCTGTCATCCATGGACTTCTCCTGGCTGTCCTCGCTGGGCGGTGATGCACCCGGTTCCGGTTCGTTCAAGCGTCGGAGGCGGCGCCTGCTTTGCGCGAGCCTGCTCGATGGCCACCGGCCACTGGACCGCGGTCCGTCGTAGTACGACGGAGGACTGCTCGCAGTCATATCGGGTCGCGCACGTCCATGTACGGCCTTTCATCCCTGCCGCGAGTCTAGGCAGCCGAACGCAACCACCGGAGGACGAAATTGAAGCGAGCTCGAGTCCTGCGCCGAGTTTGCGGGAAGGCGCAGCCACCTCGCCCCTCGAACTGGTGCCATGCCAGCGGACAGCCCTGCCCGCCGTCACCCACCCCCATGCCACGATGGTCCAACGACCCAGGGAGGGGCCACCAATGGTCGACAAAGCACTCCGTGACCGCCTGCAGACACTGTCCGAGGTGGCCACCGAGGTCCGCCATCACCGCGCCTCCATCCAGGACGCAGCCACGTCGGCGAAGGACGCCCTCCTCACCCGCCGTCTGACGATCACCGGCCCAGCCCTCTCCTGCTCCGTCCTCCCCCTCCGCCTCACCGACACGACCCGGGCGTCGGCGATGCAGCACGCCGTCACCCTCCCCCACGCCGACCGCGCCGCCGAGGACGTCCTCACCGTCCTGACGAAGGACGTCCCCGTGGCCCTCGCCGACGAGGACGCCGCCTCCGGCATCGCCGGCATCTTCGCCGGCCGAGAGCGCCGCGAGGCAGCAGCACGCGCCGAGCAGTACCTGACGAACACCCTCGCGTGGCTCGACAACGGCGCCCTCACCGCGCTGAAGGCGATCGACACCCGCCACGTCCCCCGCCACGACGCCACGCTCGACGCGCTCCTCGACACCGAGGGCCCGCTCCTCACCGCGACCGCACACCTCGGCCCGGTCGCCCTGATCGACCTCGCCCCGATGGCGCACCTCCCCACCACGATCGCGACGCTCCGGTCGGTGGTCGAGACCGAACAGGAGGCCCGTGCGCGCGTCCTCGACGCCGGCCACCGTGTGCGGGACGTCGCGGCTCGGCGTGAGTTGAACACGATGGACATCGACCGGCTCCGCGAGGTCACCCGCGACCAGCTCCGCCTCGGCGCGGTCCGGGACGCCGGTATCCAGACCGTTGGTGAGCTCCTGCGGGCTCCGATCGTCGCGGGCCACCTGCCGGGCATCGGCGAGACCACGGCCGCTCGCATCAACGCCGCCGCCCGGTCGATGCAGGACGCGGCTCGCGAGGACGCCGCCATCCAGATCGACGCCCGTCGCCAGGACACCGCGAGCGTGGCCTTGGTGTCAGCACTCCGGCAGTGGGAGGCCGCGAAGAACGGCGGCGGCCCCCGTGCGGCCGTCCTCGTCGACGAGCTCGCTCCCCTGGCGGACGCGGTCGCGCAGCGAGCGGTCCTGGGCATCGTGCACCAGCCGGGCGCACGGGCCTCCGGGTCGTTCAACCCGGCCGAGGGTGCCGTCGAGCGGATCGAGGCGGACGTCGACGACGCCCGCCAGCGCGCGGTCCGCGCAGCGGGCGACCGCGACCGGATCGCGACGACGGACGACTGGAGCGACTTCCTCGACCGCCCGGCCAGCTACTTCGCCCTCCTGGACGAGGTCGGGCTCACCGACTCGACGACGGCCGGCCGCGGGTCGCTGCCCGAGGGCCTGATCGAGCAGATCGAGCAGTTCCACCTGGACACGTCCCTCCTGTCCGCGTCGCTCCGCGGGTACCAGCGCTTCGGTGCGGCGTTCGCGCTCGTGCAGGAGCGGGTCGTCATCGGTGACGAGATGGGCCTCGGCAAGACGGTGGAGGCGCTCGCGGCGATCGCGCACGTGGCCGCCACTGCGACCGAGGGCATGCCCCGCTTCGTGGTCGTGTGCCCGGCGGCGGTGGTGGCGAACTGGCTGCGCGAGACCGAGAAGCACACGTCGGTGCCGGCGTTCCGCATCCACGGCGCCGAGCGGGTGCGCGGGATCAGCGGCTGGCTGCGTGACGGCGGGGTCGCCGTCACGACGTTCGAGACGCTCGAGTGGTTCCGCGCGCACGTGCCCGAGGAGCAGCGGTTCGCCGCGGTCATCGTCGACGAGGCGCACTACGTCAAGAACCCCGACGCGAAGCGCACGAAGCACACCCGCGCGATCCTGGAACGCTCGGACCGGGCCCTGCTCATGTCCGGCACCCCGCTCGAGAACAAGGTCGAGGAGTTCCGGGTCCTCATCGACCACATCCGCCCGGACCTGATGGTCGATCAGGACGACGACGACCCGCTGGCGTTCCGCAAGCAGATCGCGCCGGTGTACCTCCGCCGCAGCCAGGAGGACGTCCTCACCGAGCTCCCCGAACTCGTCGAGGTCGAGGAGTGGACCGACCTCACCCCCGCCGAGGCCGAGCGCTACGCCACCGCGGTCGATACCGACAGCTTCCACACGATGCGGCAGCTCGCGATGCTCGACGGCGCCACCTCGAGCAAGATCGCCGCGCTGCGCGACGTCGTCGCCGAGGCCCGCTCAACCGGCCGCAAGACCATCGTCTTCTCCCACTACCGCGCCGTCCTGGAGGCGGTGCTCGCCTCCGTCGACGGCACCGTCTTCGGTCCGTTGAGCGGTTCCACGTCGCCCTCCGGGCGGCAGGACATGATCGACGAGTTCTCCGCCGCGGCCCCGGGATCGGTGCTGGTCGCGCAGATCATCGCCGGTGGCGTGGGCCTGAACATCCAGGCCGCGTCGGTCGTGGTGATCTGCGAGCCGCAGCTCAAGCCGACGACGGAGTGGCAGGCGATCGCCCGAGCCCGACGCATGGGGCAGCTCGACGTCGTGCAGGTGCACCGGCTGCTGTCCGAGGACGGCGTCGACGCAGCCCTCGTCCGGATGCTCGCGCGGAAGACCCGCACGTTCGCGGACTTCGCGGCCGTCAGTGACACGGCGAGTGCGTCGGTGCAGGCGGTCGACATCTCCGAGTCGCAGCTCATCGCGCAGGTGCTCGCCGACGAGCGAGCGCGGCTGGCGACCGAGCGAGCGCAGACGGCGGACGGGCGGACCGCCGGAGCCGCGACGTCGGAACCGGCCGTCTGACG
Protein-coding sequences here:
- a CDS encoding DEAD/DEAH box helicase: MVDKALRDRLQTLSEVATEVRHHRASIQDAATSAKDALLTRRLTITGPALSCSVLPLRLTDTTRASAMQHAVTLPHADRAAEDVLTVLTKDVPVALADEDAASGIAGIFAGRERREAAARAEQYLTNTLAWLDNGALTALKAIDTRHVPRHDATLDALLDTEGPLLTATAHLGPVALIDLAPMAHLPTTIATLRSVVETEQEARARVLDAGHRVRDVAARRELNTMDIDRLREVTRDQLRLGAVRDAGIQTVGELLRAPIVAGHLPGIGETTAARINAAARSMQDAAREDAAIQIDARRQDTASVALVSALRQWEAAKNGGGPRAAVLVDELAPLADAVAQRAVLGIVHQPGARASGSFNPAEGAVERIEADVDDARQRAVRAAGDRDRIATTDDWSDFLDRPASYFALLDEVGLTDSTTAGRGSLPEGLIEQIEQFHLDTSLLSASLRGYQRFGAAFALVQERVVIGDEMGLGKTVEALAAIAHVAATATEGMPRFVVVCPAAVVANWLRETEKHTSVPAFRIHGAERVRGISGWLRDGGVAVTTFETLEWFRAHVPEEQRFAAVIVDEAHYVKNPDAKRTKHTRAILERSDRALLMSGTPLENKVEEFRVLIDHIRPDLMVDQDDDDPLAFRKQIAPVYLRRSQEDVLTELPELVEVEEWTDLTPAEAERYATAVDTDSFHTMRQLAMLDGATSSKIAALRDVVAEARSTGRKTIVFSHYRAVLEAVLASVDGTVFGPLSGSTSPSGRQDMIDEFSAAAPGSVLVAQIIAGGVGLNIQAASVVVICEPQLKPTTEWQAIARARRMGQLDVVQVHRLLSEDGVDAALVRMLARKTRTFADFAAVSDTASASVQAVDISESQLIAQVLADERARLATERAQTADGRTAGAATSEPAV